A single genomic interval of Cucumis sativus cultivar 9930 chromosome 5, Cucumber_9930_V3, whole genome shotgun sequence harbors:
- the LOC101219538 gene encoding uncharacterized protein LOC101219538 yields the protein MNHCAILSNAFSGHEEMRTSVPCPLSDFRDQLVCPKPRRLTVNAHSDTSLRWNLSHQVEPIDMAAGPDLLDFLLTKGGCSVDQSFTQLASSPPFLCGSPPSRVANPLIQDARFREEKFIPFTPIASPSGQLSPSTSSRKGGRVRASFGNKPTVRIEGFDCLDRDRQNCSIPAFA from the exons ATGAATCACTGCGCCATTCTGTCAAACGCCTTCTCGGGCCACGAGGAGATGAGAACCTCTGTTCCTTGTCCCCTTTCTGACTTCAGAGATCAACTTGTTTGCCCTAAACCACGTCGTCTCACCGTCAACGCCCACTCCGATACCTCCCTCCGGTGGAATCTAAG TCACCAAGTTGAGCCAATCGACATGGCAGCTGGACCGGATCTCCTTGACTTCCTCCTGACGAAG GGTGGTTGCAGCGTGGACCAATCGTTTACGCAGTTGGCTTCGTCGCCCCCGTTTTTATGTGGGTCGCCGCCGAGCAGAGTAGCCAACCCTTTGATTCAGGATGCTCGATTTAGGGAAGAAAAATTCATCCCCTTTACTCCGATTGCTTCACCGTCCGGTCAGTTGTCGCCGTCTACATCCTCCAGGAAAGGAGGCCGCGTAAGGGCGAGTTTTGGGAACAAACCAACGGTGAGGATTGAGGGTTTTGATTGCCTTGATAGGGATAGGCAAAATTGCAGCATCCCTGCTTTCGCCTAA
- the LOC101219060 gene encoding 50S ribosomal protein L15, chloroplastic has protein sequence MAALFSLSSPSLTRTATALPYPTTSFKGNVNILNSKHLSISSLRLKSKSVDGKHLVVRNQAAASSLSASPAENVRFRLDNLGPQPGSRKRGKRKGRGISAGQGGSCGFGMRGQKSRSGPGVRKGFEGGQMPLYRRIPKLRGIAGGMHAGLPKYVPVNLKDIEEAGFQEGEEVSLESLKEKGLINPSGRERKLPLKILADGELSVKLNIKARAFSSAAKEKLEAAGCSLTVLPGRKKWVKPSVAKNLARAEEYFAKKKAAAAAAEQASA, from the exons ATGGCTGCCCTCTTTTCCTTATCTTCACCTTCCTTGACCAGAACAGCCACTGCTCTCCCTTATCCAACCACTTCCTTCAAG GGAAATGTTAATATTCTCAACTCAAAGCACCTCAGCATTTCTTCACTCAGACTCAAGTCTAAGTCTGTAGATGGTAAACACTTGGTTGTTCGCAACCAAGCTGCTGCTTCTTCCCTGTCTGCCTCCCCCGCCGAGAATGTGCGGTTCCGTCTTGACAACCTCGGACCACAGCCGGGTTCGAGGAAGAGGGGCAAGAGAAAGGGGAGAGGTATATCGGCGGGGCAGGGCGGTAGCTGTGGGTTTGGAATGAGAGGACAAAAATCAAGGTCTGGACCTGGTGTAAGAAAAGGATTCGAAGGTGGTCAAATGCCTCTTTATCGGAGAATCCCCAAGCTTAGAGGAATTGCAGGAG GTATGCATGCTGGGTTACCTAAATATGTGCCAGTGAATCTTAAAGACATTGAAGAGGCGGGATTTCAGGAAGGGGAAGAGGTATCTTTGGAATCTTTAAAAGAGAAGGGTTTGATCAACCCATcaggaagagaaaggaaacTCCCATTAAAG ATTTTAGCGGATGGAGAGCTAAGTGTAAAGCTAAACATCAAAGCTCGGGCCTTTTCATCAGCAGCAAAAGAGAAACTTGAAGCTGCTGGCTGCTCCCTAACTGTTTTACCTGGCCGAAAGAAATGGGTTAAGCCATCAGTGGCTAAGAACCTCGCACGTGCAGAGGAATACTTTGCAAAGAAAAAGGCTGCAGCAGCTGCTGCAGAACAGGCATCTGCTTGA
- the LOC101212201 gene encoding adenylate isopentenyltransferase produces the protein MRVGSASSFNLMTLSSSSYSSSSSSSSSSSSSSSKIFILNIPFSRRKKRQQVKAIAAAATTGKDQNILVIMGATGCGKSGLSVQLASHYQSEIINCDKMQVYKGLDITTNKIPLHERHDVPHHLLGDVDSIHQDFTPFHFRLRADNVVSDIASRNKLPILVGGSNSFIHAMLVNHFNPNHDVFTPKSLISSHLRYRCCFLWLDVEFPILAEYLSIRVDEMLQIGMFEELAEFYDPHTAETMPYTGIRKAIGVPEFDKYFQKNPPSKKSGIDREAFEEAVEAIKRNTHVLAERQIGKILKLKEAGWDINVLNATEAFRAVVEPGTGRNRKEIWEKEILEPSFRIVNRFLKE, from the coding sequence ATGCGTGTTGGTTCAGCATCTTCCTTTAATCTCATGacactctcttcttcttcttattcttcttcttcgtcttcttcttcgtcatcgtcttcttcttcatctaaaATCTTCATCTTAAACATTCCATTTTCTCGCCGGAAAAAACGGCAGCAGGTAAAAGCCATTGCCGCCGCTGCCACCACCGGAAAAGATCAAAATATTCTCGTGATAATGGGTGCCACGGGGTGCGGCAAATCTGGCTTATCCGTTCAGCTAGCCTCTCACTATCAATCTGAAATCATAAACTGCGACAAAATGCAGGTTTATAAAGGTCTGGACATTACAACTAACAAGATTCCCCTTCATGAACGACATGACGTCCCACACCATTTACTCGGAGACGTCGATTCCATTCACCAAGATTTCACTCCCTTTCATTTCAGACTCCGTGCCGACAATGTCGTTTCAGATATAGCCTCTAGAAACAAACTACCTATTCTAGTAGGTGGGTCCAACTCCTTCATTCACGCAATGCTCGTAAACCATTTCAATCCAAACCACGACGTTTTCACTCCCAAATCCCTTATTTCATCCCACTTACGTTACCGTTGTTGTTTCCTTTGGTTAGACGTTGAGTTTCCCATTTTGGCCGAATATCTTTCCATTCGAGTTGATGAAATGCTTCAAATCGGAATGTTCGAGGAATTAGCTGAGTTTTACGATCCCCATACAGCGGAAACCATGCCGTATACTGGGATTAGAAAGGCAATAGGAGTTCCGGAGTTTGATAAGTACTTCCAAAAAAACCCGCCCAGTAAAAAAAGTGGGATTGATAGAGAAGCGTTTGAAGAAGCGGTTGAAGCCATAAAAAGGAATACCCACGTGCTGGCGGAGAGACAGATAGGGAAGATATTGAAACTGAAAGAGGCGGGTTGGGATATAAACGTGTTAAATGCAACGGAGGCGTTTAGGGCGGTGGTGGAACCGGGAACAGGCCGGAACAGGAAGGAGATTTGGGAAAAGGAGATTTTGGAACCAAGTTTTAGGATTGTCAACCGATTCTTGAAGGAGTAG